The Capsicum annuum cultivar UCD-10X-F1 chromosome 3, UCD10Xv1.1, whole genome shotgun sequence genomic sequence taactattttttttttctatatgcaTATTTTTCCATTATAtacatctatttttctttgtttttttttttttgcaaattttttGGTTACAGTTTCCGGTGAGGTGCCGGAGGATCCAGTGGTTTCAAAGAAATCCGGACTCCTTTTCGAGAGGCGATTAATCGAAAGACACATCTCTGTAAGTTCATTTtccggttttttttttttttttttaaaattatttatggaTTTAAATTGTATACAATTTGGATAAGTATAGGGATTTAAATTAGTAgcaaaaacacaagatttataGAGATATAAGCTGTAAAAACAGCAGGACAGTCAGAAAATCGAGGCTTAAGAGACAACAAGTAGTAATATAGAAAACTAAGAATggtatttttcttaataaaattatatacatTGGATAAGTATATGAATTTGTACAAGTAGTAGAAACACAATATTTATGGAGATATAAGCAGTGAAAACCGAGGCGTAAGAGACAACAAGTAGTAGTAATAGAAAACTAagaatgagtttttttttttttttttttaaattatatactttggacaagtatttgaatttgtataagTAGGAAAAACACTACATTTATGGAGATATAAGCTGTAAAAACAGTAGGATAGTAAGAAAATCGAGGCGTAAGGAATTTCAAGTAGTAATAATAGAAAACTAAGAATggactttttaaaattatatactTTGGACAACTATACGAATTTGTACAAAttacaacaacatatctagtatAGTCGCGCAAGTGGGATCCGGAGAGGATAGAGTGCATGTAGACCTTATCAGGCCAGGTAGTGAGGTTGTTTTCGGTATATCCTTAGCTcagggaaaccaaaaaaaaatacatttatggAGACATAAGTAGTAATAACAGCAGGATAGTAAGAAAAACGAGGCATAAGAGACAATCAGTAGTAGTAGAAAACcaagcacccaagggtgtggtctagtggtcaatgaagtgggttgcgAGCCTGAGGTCTTAGGGTCAAATCTCAGCAGAGATGAAAAAACACCAGGTGATTGTTTCCATCTTTCCCAGCCTAGGTGGACATAGTTACCTGATAGCTGCTGTcggctatgttgctcggactctttcAAAATGTCAACGGGtgcatgtcggatcctccaaaaattgTGTATTTTTGTAGGATCAGACACGgatgcggcaacatttttggagaatcGGAGCAACTTAGGTTGCCGGTGAATCCAATGGATTTAGTTGAGGTGCGCAAAAGATGACTCGGACAccatagtaataaaaaaattagtattagaAAATTAAGCGAGAAATTCAGCAATCGtaagcacccaagggtgtgggtTACtgcaatgaagtgggttgagtaCCATGAGGTCTTTCTTCCCATTTGTTCTAGCATTGGTGGACAACGTCACCTCGTTCTTGATGCTAGgggaataaaaaaaatacagaagtagtaaataatagaaatactgaaaataatactaGTACTACTAGCATGAGAAACAAGAGACAAGACGCGAAACTATTTACTACTAGCCTTTTACCTGAATGCTGGACCTCCTCCTCCTTCTACAAACTTCAAAGTATAGTTTTTATAATTTGTTAAAAAGGTAACATTTGTATTATAAACCAGTACTTAGGTAGTACTGAAAACCCCCCTGTTATATACCTTCCTTTATAGGTGGCAAACTATACCTTTGTTTTATTCACCATCTTCTGTAGGTTATCAATCCATGCTCGCTATAGAGAGTTATCTGTAATTTATGTTAAAGTGACTAATAGCTTAAATTTTTTCTACGTTGTCAGAATATTAACCTTATCTTTTAATGGTATGTACAGTGTGTGTTCTTTTTCTTGTAggattttaatttgatttgtgtggttgattttgtggtcAATTTTGTAGAGAAAAATGTTGCATGTCCGAGCTTGTGTGATGTAAATTGTAAATATAGGAAGGTCTGAAGGAGAAACTTTGAAACTACTTTATTAACGAAAATTAAACCGCTGTGCCTCAATTTAGGGTCGTCATGATTCCTCCATATTCATTCTGTTCAATTGGGTTCTGTTTCATTCAAAACTTAACTGTATATTTATCCAGTGCAGAATTGAAACTGGTCACTATCCCCTCCCCGACCCCCGTTTTGCTCCTCTCCTAATGTGTTCCATAATAGTTAATAGAAACTTAAGCTGCGCAAACCCAGGCTTAATCAAGAAGTGAAAATATTGAGCAAAAAGACTAACATTCATTTAGCTTTCTTGCGGGGTGATTTTCCTTGTTGTCTGGAGGGAGATATTACCATCTTTTTGGGGTTAAGTGGTATATTTTGATCTCTAGCTGAAGGCTGcattttctcaattttacatTCGTTTCTTAGTCTTTTCGCCCTTTTGGTTTGTGCAGGATTTTGGTAAATGTCCTGTTACTGGAGAGCCATTGACAGTGGATGACATTATCCCTGTTAAAACTGGCAAGGTAATACTGTTTTAAAATTTACAATGTGCAGGATTAGCTTTATCGCATGATCTCAAATGGGTTTATATCATGGAGCTTACTATTGTTGGTACTTGTTGCAGATAGTTAAACCCCGACCTGTACAGGCTGCTAGCATTCCTGGGATGTTGGGAATGTTTCAAATAGTACGTGTTTTTTGTTCTTTGATTTTCTGCTTCCCATTTCTAAGGTTTGTTTTCAACTTCATTAATGTGTAAAGCTGAGGAGCCGGGCTACTCAATTTTCATTTTGCTACATTATGTTTCTTAGCCATAATCCTTGAAATAGTCTGAAGCACTTCTGCGAAGATTTACCTTTATGTGTTCTGGTGGAAAATTAAGCAAATTTCTCATGGTATTTTCCGTAGCTCTAGAagttactttttttaattaaagggATTGGACAAGCATTTGTTTTAGTTCATTGTTCAAGTAGATTGTGGCATGCCTCCCAGTTTAACATCATCATCTCGAAATTTATGCTCATAACTTAGTCTTAATGTCCCAAATAATGCCTTTGACATCATTACATATGATAAAGCAAATTCAGCAGCATAAATTTTAGCTTATTCTTGATCTTTTACTCTTTAGTATAACTGTTTGTTTATCAAGTAGTACTTTTTAAAAAAACCTTTGCGTGTTGTGGATGCTAAATTGGATTACCATTTTTCTTGGAGCATCTGTTCATTTGATGCTTCTGTAGTCTGTGGATGCTAAATTGGATTACCATTTGTCTTGGAGCATCTGTTCATTTGATGCTTTTGtggtcttacttttcttttatcttGTAGGAATGGGATGGTCTGATGCTATCAAATTTTTCATTGGAACAACAATTGCATACTGCTAGGCAAGAGCTGAGCCATGCTTTATATCAGGTAGAAGTGGCCTACATATTCTTAAGCATCTACAACTCTTTATTCTAGAGAGTCATCCTTGAGGTCATCTTTGATAGCATGAAACTTTGAGTGCATCCTCAGGCTGTGGACATTAAGGCAGCCTTATGTACTATTGATGAAAGAGGAGAGAGGAAGTACAAGTTGAAGATTCTGAAAGCTAGGTCTTACAAAGCATGAATAGTACTTTTTTTGGTTGACTGAGAAATCTGTCTGGATTGTACAAATCCATGTATATTTATGATCTTGAATATAATGTATCAAAAAGACCCATTCCACCAGCTTTACAGATTATTCATGCAGCAAATATCtgaaatcattcaacatcaaatgAAGATCTAAAGGAAATATTGCTGCAGTTCcagataaatataaaatagaatcaaaacatctaaatattAAATGGAAAGAAAGAAACCGGAGAATCTTTGAAGGGAAAGAATGtactattgaaaatattaaatggaaAGTTATCACTTCCTTAGGTTTTTGGTGTAAAGAACAAGATATAGATGATGAGATCCAATTAGTGGACTTTATAGGAGCTGTGTAAGTATTTCTTCTCTTACTTTCTTTGTAATACTTTTGGTGGTGGCCAGCATATCCCTTAATGCTGAAGAATACAATGTTACCATGATACcagtttcaaaaaataaataaatcaaaacatctaaatctagttgaattttttctttgttgCTTTACATTTTAGGGCTTGATAAACTAAAGAATTTGAAGCTAACCTATCTGAATTTTTTTTGGAAAGGGGTCTGAAGTTTTGTTTGTTGTGGTACTGACCCATTTATTTAACTATGATTCTATTCCATACAGTGGAACAAAAGATTAATGTCCCACTGGTTGCCATAAGAGTGATATGAGATATCCACTGGCGTGTTTCTGATCTGTTGATGTTTTAGGGCTTTATTTAAGTTGGTTGTTCTTCCCCAAGGGTGTAGCTAGTTGTTAATGAAGTGAGTTGAGAAGTACTAGGTGTCAGGTTCAAATCTCAATGGAGACCACAAGTACTAGATGATTTCTTCCCTTTGCCTAAGCCTTTCTGAGGTGTACACAAGCTTGCCTCGACACCGTCTTCATAACTGTTGGAGTCAAATTGAGGACAAATTAGCATCCTAAGATTTGGTACTGTTGCTTCTTGAGCCTATAATCAGGTTCCGATTCACTGTTTAATTTCATTTTGTCATCTTTTCTGTTTTCTGACCCGTCTTCAAATCCGAAGTTGTTCCCTCTTCTCAATCTCTAAAATTGACATCTGTACAAGTTTCTCCTGGTTCTCTCACTGTACATTCTTTACATTCTTGTAGTTGTTGCTTGCTTCATCTGGTACATGCCGTGATAACTTTGTCCTATCGTGGCAGCATGATGCTGCATGCAGGGTAATTGCAAGGCTGAAGAAGGAAAGGGATGATGCAAGGGCATTTCTTGCCCAGGCTCAAAGACAAATACCAATGGCAGCCACTACAGCAGTTGGCACTACTGCTTTAAGCAATGGGATAAGAGGTAGTTGATTTTTATGCTTTTatgctaagttgctcggactcttcaaaaatgtctacggatgcgtgtcagatcctccaaaaaaatagtgtatttttgaaggatccgacacgggtgcggcaacatttttgaagagtccaagcaacttagcTTTTATGTGTCTTATGCCATCTTCTTTTCCCATACTTATGATTCATGTTATCAACTTGTATCAATAGCTGCTGAGGATGAGGAGATGGGCCCTGAGGGCAAGAAAATTCGCCCTGGAATATCACACTCTGTCATTGAGACTCTTACAGAATGTAATGCTGCCCTTTCACAACAGAGGAAAAAACGACAGGTACTGCTACACACGCCTACAGGGCCTTATAAGTAGTATTTTCTCCTCATTCTCTTCTGATACCGCATAGCTCCTTCCTTAAACTAATCTAAGTAGTTATTATACTTTTAACTTTTTGCTGCTGCTTCTCCCAGTTAGATGATTAATGATCATTTCACTTTCTTTTCGCACCCAGATACCAGCAACATTGGCCCCAGTGGATGCTGTGGAGAGATATACCCAATTGAATAGTTATCCTCTGCACAAAACCACTAAACCTGGCATTTTGTCTTTAGATATTCATTATGCTAAGGTAAGTTCTTTCTTCTGTTTTTTCCTtgatttgttgttcattgtctaCAAGGGAGATACAACAATATCTGTATGGGTTCTTATCCAATGCGGGTGTGTGAACCTGGCACTCGTACTTGCACTTCTCCTGCGAAGTATTAGGATAAATACACTTTTGTTGACTCAAATTAAGGATCCAATGATGTAGACTTAAAATATATTCCCATTTGGGTTTCACATTAGCTAATGAGTCATTTGTTTTTGAAATTTCTACTTGTAGCACAGTTGCATAATATTAATAGGTTCTGCATAATTCGGTTGCCATTAGAAAGTTGTCTTTGTCCCTACATTAATATTGAGTGTTTATCTAGATAAACACTATAAATTTTTTACTAGGCACAGGTGGTTTTACAGTACTATTTTCCTATAGCTATGTACTCGGAAGGTGAGCTAGGAAGTTAGATCTAGAGCTTGCTCAAACAACAGCAGTATCACTTTAGATCAATACGAAGGAATAGTTTTGGTGGAGATGAGCTTTGGTCATCTAAGTAGTCTCCGatcccttattttcttttggtgcacCCATTTAGTTCCTGTTTGTATAGAGGATTTTGTagttctgtttttttttttggtatattcCAGACCCCAccctgtgggaatacactgggtctgttgttgttgtttttttttttttggtatatcCCTTGTATGCGGCCAAGATGGCCTTGTTATTATCAGTGAAATCTTTTACttgatcaaaaaaaaaataggcgactctttaaaagatgaaaaatttgatCAATGAAATCTCTTActtgatcaaaaaaaaaaaaataacaggCAACTCCttaaaagatgaaatatttgattcATGAGAAAGTCAAATGTTGCAGACGTTCAATTATTTGGGCCACTTAGATCTTATGCTTTTTTGGTCCATATTTATGGTTGAACTTCTTGCAGCATGTCTAACTTCCAGTTTATGTTGTCAGGATATAATTGCTACCGGTGGAGTTGATTCAAATGCTGTGGTCTTCAATCGACCTTCAGGACAGATCATATCAACACTAAGTGGTCATTCGAAGAGGGTTTGTCATCTTATTGatacctctctctctctctctctctctctctctctctctctctctctttctctctctctcttttaacTACTACTTGATAATCGTTTGCTATGTTTCTTAGCAAGAATTTCTGTCTCAGTATGTTCTGCCTTTCTAGGTTACCAGTGTAAAATTTGCGGCTGATGGTGAAATAGTGGTCTCTGGTTCAGCAGATAAGGTAAACCTGTTTGTTTCTCTTTAATCCGAGTTGAACATTCATTCTCATTCAATAGTAGCCTTCATCTTCCGTCGTCCTGTTAAAGCTTATATCTTTAGCATGTTCTCCCCTTCTATGGTAGTTAGTTATGTGCTACTTTTTTGGAATTTACTGAAAATGGGTTCACTTTTAAAGAACATCTAAAGAAAAAAatggcagcccggtgcactaaagctcccgctatgcaaaGGGTCTTGGGAAGGGCCTGACCAAAAGGatctattgtacgcaaccttaccttgcatttctgccggaGGCTGTTTCCGAggtttgaacccgtgacctttGGGTGACATGGTagtaactttaccagttactccaaagcTCCGCTTCAAACATGAGCCAattatattactccctccgtttcaaaaagaatgacgtgttttgacttgaaaatgagtttaagaaaataaaagagacttttgaattttatggtcttaaattaaaattatgccaagtgtaccaaaatgtcctttaatcttgtggtctcaAACATGCCTTGTGGAAAGTTGGAATTTatgtattgccaaaaaaggaaaggggtcattcttttgaaacggactaaaggaaagtaggtcattctttttgaaatggagggagtcgATGTTACTGGATGGTGCGCCTTTCAATTTTGTCACTAAATTTACTCTTTGATATGCTTCCAAGAATAGAACGgtaataaaaaggaaaaggaatgTTTTTATTGATTGCTTTATCCTTCAGTTCTAGCCTCTAGGTTCGTATCTGGTTAGCAGTAGGATTTGGAAGTTTATGACTGAACAACTTTAGATTCAAAGGTTATTGTCATTTCAGATGGGTTTGGAACCCAGCTTAGTAGTAAAAAATAAGCAGTAACGCTTTTGTTTCTTAATGCACAGTTGCATGGCTAGTCTCAGTTGCATTGTTCCTTCAATGTATTACTAAACTGTGTAGCTGGGTTTTGCAGACAGTTCGTGTGTGGCAAAGTTCTGAAAATGAAAATTATGACTGTAGGCATGTCTTGAAGGATCATACAGCAGAGGTAATCTCATATTACCATCTCATTGAACAATACTGGAAGTTATATTGAAATACCTTTTTATTATCGAATATCAAAATGCAGCTAATGTCGTATTTGATTGCACAAAACTTAATATTGATTCAGGAAAACAAGCTAACGAGTTTTGTAAGTGGTGATCATCTATCTCGGTGCCCCATTCAGTATTCGATTTTTTCTGGATATTTCTTTTCTTGGCGTAGATAGGAGAATGGTAGAATAGATCTTTAAGAAGTGAAAGATGGGATGGAACTAATATATTTGGATTAATGCTTCATTATACTACAAAATTGTAGTTCTCTATATTTGCCTGTGTATTAAAAGAGTAGATTAATTTGTTTATGCATGGTAGAAAAATTGTTTTTTTTGATCCGAAATTACTTGGGAgtgttatctttttcttttttctttttgacaatgGTAAGGTTGACTTAGATTTTTTATCTACTGTCGGATCAACTATCAAATTGAAAAACGTTTTCTTTTGTCCTTGCTAGTTGTTATTTTGTCACCAGACTAGTTTCACAGTGAGCTTCCACCTGTTGAATGCATACCTCCATGTCTTCAAAAGTTTATCGACATTCTACTTGAAagcaagttcaaaaataaaaaagtaaaaacattTTTGGGAAATGAGGGGTGAGTAGGATGCTTCAAGTGGAAATCAGTGTTAGGCTCTAAATGCCATCGAATATAAGTTCTGCAGACCCGTGAAAATGCCTTCACCTTTTGCTTTTTAACATTACTTCATTTTTAGGTTGTGGCTTTCACTGAATTTACTTCATATAAGTTCATTTTCAAACCTTTTAATCAATGATTAAACATAGATCTACCAATGACTGCAGGTGCAAGCTGTCACTGTCCATGCAACCAATAATTATTTTGTGACTGCTTCTCTTGATAGCACGTGGTGCTTTTATGATCTTTCGTCTGGTTTATGCCTTACCCAGGTTTCTTTTTCCTCTGGCCTCATTCTCAATAAAAATGTTTAGATGTCTGGAATCatcaaacttttaaaatttactagttaaataaaatttcaaaatgcAGGTAGCAGATGCTTCAGAATCTGAGGGCTACACTTCCGCAGCTTTCCACCCTGATGGTCTGATCCTTGGAACAGGGACTTCAGGGTCTCTTGTCAAGATATGGGATGTAAAAAGTCAGGTCTGTTTGCCTCAAAGGCATCATGACTGCTCATGTCATTCCTCTTCTTCTATCCAAGTATTCTTACTGTTTGCTTTCTCTGCGTGTGCATGTGTTTTTTTTGGGTGCTTCTTTTCAGGCAAACGTTGCAAAATTTGATGGCCATGTGGGGTCTGTAACTGCTATTTCCTTTTCAGAAAATGGTTATTTCTTAGCAGTGAGTATTCTAACACTGAATTAAGCTTTTGATAATCTTCCTTTCATCTGTGTATAAATGCAATTTATGATTGAACTTGTGAGTGAGGTTCCCTTTTCTGTGTTAATCATCAGACTGCTGCTCAAGATGGTGTTAAACTTTGGGATTTACGCAAATTGAAGAACTTTAGAACTTTCTCTCCCTACGATGAAAACACGCAAACTCAATCAGGTATACATTTAATGCATTCTACTGAAGCTAGTCACTGAATCCATGTTACGAATCAAAGAAGCTTGGTAGTTCGTAAATAAAGATAGTTTATTATCTGCATTGAGTACTTTAGGAAGATAAAAAATTTGGTTTCATGGATTACTGTATATTGGAGCATAATAACGTAGGACTCACTGTCGTCTATGTGACATTTCCTTCTTAGTCTAGTAAGCGTTGACCTTAACCTAGCACTGTATGTGTTTAGTATGCTATCTCAGGTTCCACTGTTGTTTATGGGCCATTCACTTTCTATATTCTGTTAGCTTTCTAATTGAAAAGTCTACTTCTTTGCTTTTCAATTTTTTACATTGCGTTTGCATATTGTTTACGACTCAGGCTCCTTTCGAGTTGTGTTAgatcaactctttcttaccttcatCTTTCGGAATGTTTTTTTTTAACTACTTGTCATAAATTTCATAGTAATTTTATATGCATATAAAGTCGTCTAATGTTTCTGCTTTTCCCTTTACTTGCAGTGGAATTTGACCATAGTGGAAGTTATCTTGCCTTAGGAGGTTCAGATATACGGTGAGACATCTACACAAATATATGTAATCGGATACTTCTCATTTTTCTCGACTTAAAAAGCATTTCCCCTTTCTGGGTCCCAAAAGACTTTAGCATAGctcaataataattaaaaaaagtagaaACCAGGAGACTTGGGTGGATTATTTGTCATTGTACTTCAATTATCAATATTTGAATTACCATTATGTACTCAAGTGATCCCCGGAGTTCTATTTTTATCAATTAGAGTTAATGTCATTTCTTTCTGTGCTGAATCAGAGTTTATCAAGTCGCCAGTGTCAAAGCTGAATGGAATCACATCAAAACCTTCCCGGACTTATCAGGCACAGGTAGTGTTTCCTCTCATTTTAGACTCTTAAATGTGCTTTTGGGGTTACATGTGTTGCACATGCGTTTATAAAGGTGATAATAGTTGTTGCTATCATCTAATGCAGGCAAAGCAACATGTCTGAAATTTGGTCCAGATGCATCATACGTAGCTGTTGGATCTATGGACCATAATCTAAGAATATTTGGGCTGCCTGTTGAGGATCAAATGGAGGATTAGGCGATGACACAGCTTTTGCCTTTGCATCTGCTGCAAGATTACTGTGTTCTCTCGAGGGCAGGAGGTCAATGGGTCCGGTTCTTTAGTATGTAATTCTTCTAGTTTTTGCTGAGTTTTCGGGTGGGCAGGCTAATCGACATACCATAAACTTGGGATTACATCTGAAGTGCAGAGTTTATTTAGTCGTCCCAATAACTTCCTCGGATAGTCTGTTGTATCATTCTTGTGTAACCATTGTCCGTTCTGGAAGCAAAACTCTGAATGGCTATTGATCACTTACAGTATATTGGGGTGCAAATGTTAGCGGCTAAAGTAGATATCGCATTGCGTTAATGATATACATGACATTAAAGTTTCCAATTTATACTAGTGCATTCTGTTACCTGATCTTTCCTTGCTAGACTAGccagaatttgaatttgaaaccACTGGTGTATTTAATTGTAGAAGGTTTTTAGAGTAGATTAGCAtgtcttttttttgtttgtttgagaATGGAGTGAATTGTGAAAGCATTCCTTGTTGCAGTGGCATCAGTGTGTTTCACATTTTCTATTTCTAGTCCATGTCTTGagtttctattggttgcaaagcAGCGGAATTGTAATCACAAGGTTAAGAGTACAAAATGTATTGGTGGGTTTTGAGTGTTAACCGTCACCCCAGACCTTCTGGTCCTATAATTTATCAGCATAATACATTAAAAAACACACAAATTTGGCCTCAACTAACAATTCGATTGTGCACATCTAGGCATCTCAATTTGATGTCATGTTGACgcaataaataaatttttgatggACACTCGATGTTGATGTGACACATTTTTGAGGCGTCCAAATGATCACATTGTTAGTTTGAGTTGTCAATTGACACCGAGGAGACGGAGACGAGCTGAGGTTCCTAGATGTGCACTCTCAAAGTTGGTGTAATTACTTGCCACTTAAGGCCAAATTTGAGTGTCTGTTATGTATGATGCCTAATTTATGCAACAAAGTATGTGGGAGGTTCCTCTGGACTAGTGTAGTTGAGATACCAAAGAAAGTATTGTTGGCTTGGCACAGATTATGTTGGCACAGACAGTAGGGGGCTTAAATTTCATCAATGTGGCACTTTGTGAAATAAGGCTGTTGTTTGCAAGTTACTGTGGAAAGTCTCTAGGAAATGGCCTGTATGGGTGCAAACTTGTACTATGTTGAAGAAGGAACAATGTGGAGTACAGGAGTAAAACAAGCCACCTGTCTAGTCCAAAAGGTGCATAAAGGTTCTCTAAAGTGGTTGTCTATGTTCAGACTGGCTATACATGGAAGGGCTATTCCCCACTCCATTGCATGATGCCTTCCGCTCATCCATTCCACCCGTCCAGATGTGGCACCCTTGCCCTACATGAGACAAGGGGCCTTGGGCTAGCCCGGTGGGGGTGTCACCTCAACCTTGACATATCGCGCATACAACACCTGCTGTTGGAATGCAGTATATCTGGCAGAATATGATAAAAGCTACTGCAATGGCATATCTGGCAGAATATGATAAAAGCTACTGCAATGGCAAGGTATCACTAGAGGTTCAGGCCAATAAAGACTGAGAAGATCGACTCAAGAACCAATTTCGTTCTGAGAGGCATTGTAGGCATAAAGGTGCTGCTATATATAGAATGACACCAGCTAGAAAGGAACAATAGAATTTTCCAAAAGAGAACACAGGAAGCCATCACAAGACAGATTATCCAGGGTTTCTTCTTTAGAGCAAGTTTGACAGACGAATTAACAGGTTATGTAACATTGTCTAAATTTCTATTCCACCTAGAATGCAATGTGATATGTTGTATAGACAGAACAAACGAAAGTGCAGCTGTAGGATGGAGTATACAGGTTGCGGCTGCATGTCCAACTCGATGAGTTTTTGTGATAAATGTTGAATAGACAGAAGAAACGAAAAAGCAGCTGTAGGATAGAATATACAGTAGGTTGCTGCTGCATGTCCAACTTGATGAGTTTAACAACAAAAAAGGCTCAACACGATACTCAAAATACTTACATGGTATGTAtataatatcacaataatcataCACTAAAGCCTCCCCTGGCCGGAAGGATTCAGAATGTGCTAAATAGACGGATAAAGAATATCTACACGCATATCAATTCACAATTGCTATAATCTCATTCCTAGGCAGCAATTGTCACATGTACAGCACGAAACCTCCAGGATTATAACGGAGGAAGCTGCTTTTCATGGACATGAAAGAATAAATAATAGTATTCCAAAAATATAGctaacaaaaaaatgaaaaaaaaaaatttaggctGGGTATGAAGGGAGGTAACGAGACGCGTGTGCAAAACCCCATAGCTGCATAAAGAAGAACAAGAGATGGTTAAGGATTTGGTGATAGAATGTCAAATAAATTATTCAAACGTTTCATCAGTCTGccacataaaatacaatatcctTAGCTCTAGAACACATTCCTAACGACCAGTGACTTTGAGAACATTTCTCACAAAGCCATAAATGATAATCTTATGCTACAATCCTTATCAATACGAA encodes the following:
- the LOC107864235 gene encoding pre-mRNA-processing factor 19 — its product is MNCSISGEVPEDPVVSKKSGLLFERRLIERHISDFGKCPVTGEPLTVDDIIPVKTGKIVKPRPVQAASIPGMLGMFQIEWDGLMLSNFSLEQQLHTARQELSHALYQHDAACRVIARLKKERDDARAFLAQAQRQIPMAATTAVGTTALSNGIRAAEDEEMGPEGKKIRPGISHSVIETLTECNAALSQQRKKRQIPATLAPVDAVERYTQLNSYPLHKTTKPGILSLDIHYAKDIIATGGVDSNAVVFNRPSGQIISTLSGHSKRVTSVKFAADGEIVVSGSADKTVRVWQSSENENYDCRHVLKDHTAEVQAVTVHATNNYFVTASLDSTWCFYDLSSGLCLTQVADASESEGYTSAAFHPDGLILGTGTSGSLVKIWDVKSQANVAKFDGHVGSVTAISFSENGYFLATAAQDGVKLWDLRKLKNFRTFSPYDENTQTQSVEFDHSGSYLALGGSDIRVYQVASVKAEWNHIKTFPDLSGTGKATCLKFGPDASYVAVGSMDHNLRIFGLPVEDQMED